The genomic window CCATTTCAACAGTGTAAAAAATGGTTGAGAAATAAATGATAGAAGGGAAGTTGCAGGTATCATATGAGAGTTGGAACTCTACATGTAGGGAAGCCCACTTCGGATGTTCTAATAATCCATGTAGAAATTGTTGTTTTCTCTTGTTTAGAGATTTTGTTTGATCAATGAAAGGCTAAGTGCCTCTTTCAATAATttcctcctttttctctttgtttttgtttgttttgtttagtTATGCACGTCCTTTTGGGAGGTATTTCACTTATGTTCAATCAAAACTTGATGAGAAAGGTGTTATATCTTAATATTGCATGTTACTTAAGAGtatgacaataattttaaaaattgtttttaatttttttaatattcgaATATTTTTATCGTTCAAATGTTACAAATactagaaacattttttaaaattaatgccAAACACATTCTTAATTCGGTTTAGAAACTATAACACATTTTATAATCTTTTGATTGAAAATAGGTTTgtaagaatttatttgaaaatggaatgtTTTCTTAGAAcatatttaactatttttaagttgtttttacttattttcaataaattgtttttaaaaattattatataaatatggaaaataattgaaaataaaatatcatatataaaaattatttggaaaaaatatttgaaaactcaaaaaattgaaTGGAAATATTCTAAATTCTCAAATAGacatttttgttataaaaaacatcataaatttatttttgaaaattgttgttaaaatctgttttttgataattgttttcgaaatTGTTCTGCCTAGGTtagaatggaaaataaatttgacatactATCATTTTTTGGCATCATTTAAACACaaatattcttattaattttgtGTAAAAATAACTATctcttttaaaacttatttgtAAATAATTGAGATagtaaatgatatttatataaataatgggttacttttcaagaaaaatatgagaagaGTTAGATCCAtaatttgagaattatttcatcccttttagtCAAATATatagttatataatttttctttacatcgTTGAAGATTTGATGTCAatgtataattttataaagGTTTTTaggaaattccaattttcatttgTGAGTGTAATAGAATATTTGATAAGATCTATAATTTAcacaataaaattatgtttagaGCACGTTTAgtcatgtgatttaaaaataattttctgtttttacaAATTCTTAATACtatttgttgttgttatttagcaataaatttttaaaataaagtgaaatagtgaatagtttttagaaaataagtaaatgtAATTTTCACTtctgttttaaaaagaaaaaaaaatataaaaaaaaataaaattgaatatgatatcattcattttttctcttcaaaatttacaaaatcttcaaatattatattattttaaattacatgtactttttaaaatttcttttaatttttcatcaagtaaataaatttcaaattaaattatccTTGATacatgaaatttattaattttaaaattaatttgaaactcaaaaactaatttaattaatactaaaaagttATGAAACTTAATAGCATTAGTAAGTCATAaactgaaatttattttaaatgttacacatgatttttttttttttgtttatttctccTTATaagattttagattttttaattttttttaaataataaaaagaaatcatcTCTTAAAAAGACGATTTTAAcctataattttgttttttcaaagaacttttagaattattattccaaaagacaatttttacctataattttttttgaaaagaaaataaatgtccttcaaaacatcatttttatttttctctttctcaatTCACAAAAACTAcattagatttaaaaatattttttctaatacgGTAATTTAcgaattattttcttaaaccaccatatacttttaaaaaatccctTGAATCACATATTAATTTATAGAAATTCTTTTTCATGGACACTAACCAtgaatttaagtattaaaactCACTGTAGGTATCAAAATTGCATACGAGAATCAGTAACCACACATAAGACATAAGATCAAGTACTATTGCTATAGAGAGTTCTAACACCACACCATCATAATTCGGATTTTGGGTGGCCCAAAAGTCAAACTCGCTGTCCTAGAGTCAAAGGTTTGTCCATGTGGGTTAGTTAAGTTGTCCAAAGATAGCAATCAATTAGTCAAcctcttatttaattttaaaaaaattaatttaaaaaaatttaagatttccATTTTAATGTTTGGTTAAAGTTTAGAATTTGAAACTCTACCAACTTTTTTTACCATAACATTTGATCATCTTAGGATATAGTCCAGAATTAATGTAAATTTACTTTACAACCCCTTATTGGGTgtatttataaatagaaaaaaaaaaaagaaatgaaaataagttGTCCACTTTCCCTTTCTCCTCATGCTCTATAAttggaataataaaaaagtcCCAAACCCTCCCTTGGTgcaattaatatttttccatattttttggttaattaaacacaaaaaatatatagatggATCCAAACCTTGTCCACCCTCCACTATCACTCAAAACAACACCACTGTACCAAATCCTGCTCACAATACCTGGATTAGACAAGACCAATTGATCCTTAATGCTTTAGTTGGATATCTTTCTCCCACAATTATTCCGTTCATTGCTAGAGCCAAAACATCAGCAGAAGCTTGGTTGATCCTAGCAAACACATATGCCAAGCCATCTCGAGGGCGCATCAAGCAGGTAaagaatcaaattaaaaatctaacCAAGGGGTCTCAAATTGTTACAGAGTTTCTTCAATTGGTGAAGTGTCGGGCTGATGAACTTGCTGTTCTTGGGGCATCAATGAATGAAGATGACCGAACAGACAAAATTCTTAATGGTCTTGGGGATGACTATAAAGAGCTTATACGTGCAGTTCAAGCCTGCGATACCATGATCATGTTCTATGAGCTCCACGAAAAGCTTCTAAATTTTGAAGCGTCTCTTCAAGGTGCAAAATCTGAACCCTCTCATTTTCCAGCCTCAGCAAATCCTGCAAATCGTAACACTACAAGTTGGCGTCCATCTTTCAACTTTGGTAATACCAACAATAATTGGCGTCCATCAACACACTCTGGTAACAACAGAACAGATTGGCGTCCTTCACCTAATACCAACAATCGCTCCCCCGCATTTCCTAATGCTGGACAAAACTCTTCTCGTAGCCAACGACCTCCTTCTTGACCTTATCTTGGTTATTGCCAGATATGTGGAATACAGGGGCACACTGCCAAGAGATGTCCCTTTTTTCGCTTGGTGCCAAATCAACCCAATACAACTCCAGTTGCACCAATGAACAACACTCTGACACCATGGCAACCTCGAGCTCATTTTGCAGCCAACACTACTCCCACCACTTCGCAATGGCTACTGGACAGTGGTGCTTCTCATCATGTCACTGCCGACCTGAGTAATCTATCTCTCCACACACCTTACACTAGTTCCGATGACATTATGATTGGCGATGGATCAAGTCTTCCTATAACTCACATTGGTTCTACATAGTTTACCACTTATAACACATCATTTAAATTAGACAATGTTTTGTGTGTCCCTAGCATGAGAAAGAATCTAATTTCCATTTCTCAATTTTGTACGTCTAACAATGTCTCTGTTGAATTCTTACCATCATCTTTTCATGTGAAAGAACTTCGCACGGGGGCAATCCTTTTGAAGGGTCACACGAAGGATGGGGTGTATGAATGACCGGTTTCCTCTTCCCCAACAACTCCATTAGTAGCCTTTTCTAGTGTCAAAACTTCTTCCTCTGAGTGGCATCATAGATTAGGTCATCTTgcttttcccattttaaaacacATTGTTTCACATTATCAATTAGACTTGTCTTCCTCTCTTATCTCTGATTTTTTGTGTAATGCTTGTCACTGCAATAAAAACCATAAATTACCTTTCTCTACATCTACTGTTGTCTCCTTTCAACcacttgaaattattttctctgATGTGTGGACTTCCCCTGTTATCTCCCATAACGGTTTTAAATATTATGTCATATTTGTTGATCACTTCACTAAATACATATGGTTTTATCCCCTTCAACAGAAATCTGAAGTTAAAGATGTGTTTATCAGATTTAAAGCCATTGTGGAAACacactttcaaaagaaaattcatacACTTTATTCCGATAATGGTGGTGAATACTTGGCTCTTCAAACTTTTCTTACTACCCATGGGATGACTCACCTTACTACTACACCATACACTCCTGAACACAATGGGTACTTTGAAAGATGTCATCGTCACATTGTCGAAACATGTCTCACTCTTCTCTCTCATGCATCATTTCCTTTAACTTTTTGGACTCATGCTTTTGCCACTGCTGTTTACCTAATAAATAGTATGCCCATTTCTACACTAAATCTATCATCTCcttatgaaaacatttttggcTCTCCCCCAAACTACTCTAAACTTGGGATTTTCGATTGTTTGTGCTACCCATGGTTACGTCCCTATTCATCTCACAAACTTGAGTCTCATTCCAAGCCTTGTATTTTTCTCGGCTATTCTCTTACTCAAAGTGCTTATTTGTGCTATCATTCTCCCACATCTAGAATGTATGTCTCTCGTCATGTCAAATTTGTTGAGTCTGTCTTCCCCTCTCTTTCTTTATCCATGCCATCTGCTTGTCCACAACCCGACACTATCTCCACATGGATTCCTCCCATCATCACATTTCCAACCAACCAGGCTTCCACTGGGACATTCAACCCATCATCTGCAGTTCAACCTCAAGGACAACCCTCATGTGATGCTTCATTCCTTGCTACCAACACAACCCCACACATATCACATGAGTCTACTATTCAACCAACCATCTCTCTGCCTTCACCCGATATCCAACCAACCACCTCCATGCTTTCACCCAACACCCAACCAAACACATTTATCCCTGTCCATAACACAACTTCACAACCACCACCCATACATTCAATGACCACTAGAGCCAAAAACAACATTCGAAAACCAATCCAGAAACTTAATCTCTCCACACAACTCTCTCACCCTTGTGATGTAGAACCAACCACTGTGACCCAAGCTCTCAAAGATCCAAAATGGCGTCGAGCCATGTCTGAAGAATATAATGCTCTTGTTTGAAATGGGACATGGGAGCTTGTCCCATCAGATTCTAGTCACAATATAGTTGGATGTAAGTGAATTTTTTGAACTAAACGTCACTCTGATGGTTCTGTTAATAGGCACAAAGCACGTTTGGTTGCGAAAGGTTTTCATCAGCGATTAGGAATTGACTATCATGACACTTTCAGTCCTGTGGTGAAGCCTACTATAGTCTGTTTAGTTCTTAGCCTTACTATGAGTCGTGGTTGGCCTCTACGACAACTGGATGTAAACAATACCTTTTTGCAAGGTCATTTCTCTGAAGATGTTTATATGTCCCAACCTCCAGGTTTTGTTGATTTAGATAATCCAACTCATGTTAGCAAGCTTCGGAAATCAATTTATGGGCTTAAAAAAGCTCCACGAGCATGGTACCACGAGCTTCGCAAATTTCTTATTGCTTTAGGTTTTCACAATTCTCATGCCGATACATCTCTTTTTGTTCTAAACACTGGTGGTAACCTTCTCTATCTTctggtttatgtggatgacatcatTCTTATTGGTAATGATGATACTATGGTTCACAAGTTTATGCAGCTGCTTGCTCACCAATTTTCTCTAAAAGATATGGGGCACTTATCATATTTTCTTGGTGTGGAAGTTATTCCAAATGATCATGGTATACTCCTCTCTCAACGAAGTTACATTGTTGATCTTCTTACTTGCACAAAAATGATGGATGCTAAACCAGTACATACTCCATTACCTACCAGTCCTCCCATTACATTGCACTCAGGTTCTCCTCTTAAGGATCCCATAGAGTATAGAACAATTGTTGGCAGCTTACAATACTTACCGATCACACGGCCATACATTGCCTTTGTTGTTAACAAGCTTTCTCAATACATGCATCAGCCGACTACAGAACATTGGATCCTTGTGAAACGTCTCCTGTGCTATCTATGTGGTTCCTCTAGTGATGGCATTTAGCTTTACCATGACTCCCCCCTCTCTTTACATGCCTTTGCTGATGCAAGCCCGCTTTCTCTACATGCCTTTTCCGATTCTGACTGGGCTGTAAACAAGGATGATTTCACATCTACTAGTGCCTATGTTGTTTACATTGGCCGTAATCCTATCTCATGGAGTTCCAAGAAGCAAAGAACAGTTGCTAGATCCTCCACGGAGGTTGAATATAGGTCGGTAGCTGCCACAGCTGTAGAGCTTAACTGAGTTAGTTCTCTCTTGACAAAACTGGGTGTTGTTCTTCCTCAATCCCCTgtgatttattgtgataataTTAGGGCCACCAACTTGTGCTCAAACCCAGTTTTTCACTCCAGGATGAAGCATGTTGccattgattttcattttattcgTGAGCAAGTTCAAAATGGCACTTTACGTGTTTCTCATGTTTCAAGTGATGACTAGCTTGCTGATGCCCTTACCAAACCTCTTCCCAAGTCTCGGTTTCTTTCACTTAAATCCAAGATTGGTCTCGTCACACGACCCCAATCTTGAGGGGGCATATTAGAGATGTCTCTCGATTCCTTCTCATAAATTGTTGTAACTGCTTTAGtttgttgaatttttgaatttgtattTTAAGTTACAACTGTACACTTATCTTTAGGGATACGTTTCCAATCTGTTACAATCTTTTGTATTTATATCTGCTATTTTAATGAGAAGTTGTGTGTGGCATATTCCCTTTCCTTTGTTCCTCTGTTTCTCTCATTATTATAATTACATGTTTATTTCAAGGGTCATGCCAACAACCAAAATTGAAAGGAGGCATGATCCctccaaaagaattttttattaaattattttaatataatctataatttaataaataaataaaatacttatatgcataataatattttatttttattaatatttcttttgtatatGTAACATTCATATTCCTTTTCTACCACATCATAGGTCTTTTCTACTATATCATAGGTCCATAAGCTCCTTTATATGATTTCATTTTCTAGCTTGGCTTCGATTTTGTAGAAACAACTTCTCTTAAATTTTAAGTTCTTCATTTGGAGGAAAATTTCTATACACAAGTCATTAGGACTCTTTATTGGGACCCAACCCTCGAGGTGTTAACATCCCGTGACAATTTCGGGTAAATTCAAAATATCACGAGTGATAGAATTTGAACCTAGATCCATGTGCCATTTACTAGAATCACACCTTTGACCATAAGAGTTATCTTGACGAGTTCAATTTCTCTATTTTTgagctcaattttttatttaaaaaaaaagccaacaaaattttgtatttgattaagaaaataaaaacaaaaaataacctAAACAAACAGAGCCttaggaaaatattattaattattttcttacatAACAATGATGTTTTTGGCATCATTTTCCATCGGAGCAATCATGTTTTCGGTTGTGGTAAACAAGCCAATGatgtgaaaaaccaaaaaaggaagATGGTGGGTAATTCcataaagaaaaagttaaaaaagaaaaaaaaaaaaaagagaaaaaaaagggaaaatgtttCCCACTGTCGTTTGGATACAAATTTCTGGCTAAGACTGTTTGGGAGGATAGAAAAAGTAAGTCATTTTGTCCTTTTCTTGTAGCACTTTAAAGGCATGCCCACTTCTCTGTCTTTTCAATACTAAAATTCCAACTTTTTCCTCCAAAGTCAACATTCCCACTATTCCAATTCCATTTTCGATTCCCATGTAAAACATTTTACCACCCCTTATCTACCCATCCAAACATCACagctagaaaagaaaaagctaaaCTATGGTATAGCTATGGTACTACCATTACCAATGTGAGCATTTAATCTCGTCCGTCAATGTCTCTGACTTTACTACCAACAGCCAGGATGTCCCAATAATTTTGAATCTTTAAAACACCAGAACAGCATCCGAGGACTCAGACTGCCGGCATTGATAGCGGTCACTACAATAATGTCAAAGTCCTGCCAACATTGTATTAAATGCTCAAGGACAAATCCAAGCCGTTGGTTTGACAATGACCCCTCTAGAGTAGTCAGCTAGATGTCAATAAATCCAACGGCTGCTGCTATCCcgatatgaaaaaattaaaaaatttgaaaataaagaaaatacaatcaCCACAACAAATCCACGCGTAGGAAAGCGCGTTTGAAACACGCACAAGCAATAAGAACAAGCCGTAGCATTCTCAGAGAAAGTGATgaaatttcattgaaaaaaaaaaatacaattgaaTTTGGTTGATCTTGGAGAAACaagaatttgataatttaagaggaagaagaagaatgatcTCTGGGTGAATGGAGAGGAAACAGAGGAAGAAGCTCAGGCTCAGAAGTTCTAGGCGTGGAAAGTGGACTGGGGTGCAAGTAGAAGCCCTTCTCGGCAATGGCTCTTTCTTCCTCTTCCACAGGCGAGCGTGGGGTCCTGGGACTAAACAGCTCCAACGGCGACACCGGCGACACCATCATCATCTCGCCACCAAGCCCGACAAAGCCTCTATGCCTGACAGAAGAAGGAGATGGAGCTGTTGAAGATGGAGCAATGGCGTTGCCGAGCTTGATCTCGAGTTTTCTGACGCTCTGTCTTCGCTCGTGGAGTTTGAAGGGCGGTCGCCGGGGACCCATGTCGGCGGAGGTGGGCCTGGGGGCGGCAAGGCGTGTAGGGAGGGTGACAGGGAGTTTAGGGGAGGCGGAGTCCGGAGAGGCGCCCGTGAGGTGCTGGACGACAGCGCGGAAATTGGACGGGTCGGCTTGGACGAAGGTGGTGTTGTTGGAGGAGGAAGAGTGGTCGTGGGCGAAGGGTGGTGAGGCGAGGTTGGAGGCCATGGGAGACTGAGAAACAAAGCATCAAATGTGAGGCTTTTAAGAGCAAacggggggagagagagagagatggtttgaggtgaaaatatcaataatgatGGTATAGCCGGTGGCTCTGCTTTATGGGGCACTGTGCATGAGATGTCAGGTATCCACAGTGAGAGAGAGATGAGAAACTCAAAGAGGTAAATATAACAGTGTTGCTTCGTCCACTCTATCCTGCACTCTGTAATTCTGTCTAATGGGGGGTATTATTAGCTTTTGGACTAACTACTGTTTGATCATTACACGTTCCTTTTTGGACTTCAGCCTCttgtcttttgaaaatatatgcTTTGATCACAAGAGTAGTACTATTGATGTATTCACCGAAACCATTAAGGAAAAAAGGGTCTGAATCCCCATAATTTTCAATGTTCATGGAATAACAGCTATGATTTACGTTGACTTGCAACACAAAAGCTTCGATAATGAAAGCCAATAGTAATAATTATGAGTTGAAAGGCAAAGAGAGTAAGTGGAAGCAGTCATAATGAGGAAGAAGTGGGTTTGAAATTTGCAAAAAGGGGAGATGCAGTATGAGAAATGAACTGGCAATGAACAATGAATGCCCTCAAACCTCTCATTTCTAGGCTGTTTCTCCCTTTCCTTCCTCTGATTGTAAGTGGTCAACTTGTTTTCTCTTTCACTCCCTTCCTTGGCGTGAGGGAAATGCACTTTGACATTGGAAAGTAAAAACAAAGAGGGAAAAGCTTTCATCAATCCCACTTCTCTTTTTCTCATGTACTTTTTGGATTTGCTTGTTGAAGTATGATTGCTTTACAGTTTcatcttgctttatttcttatttcatGGGAGTTGTGTTTGTTATCTTGTGAGGGCTTTCTTGGGGATGACACAATCCAATCATGCACTCCTGGAAGGCATTTTTTCTTCAAGAATTGGATTGGCCGTGTAAAAAAGGCAccattaataatgataatggcTGACATGCTTCATAGACTCTTTATAAGtcacatattttataaaacattttcaaacaaaatgtcATGGTACCCACTCTGCCCAACTTCATATTTGTACCATTGAACTTTATAATTACATTTCTATTGTTAAATTAAGGTGACAAGAAAGAacttaagttaaaaaacaaaattaaaatatattagtgTATTTTGTTagttggtaattaatttttttcttattaattagaAGTGATTTTCTTCCTTGGGTTTTATCCATCTCAAAACAACTTCTGagttaattgaattaaaatttggGTTGTTTGGGGTTGTAAATTTTAaggtaaataaatatttatgattGATGAAACTTTTGGAATCACTAATACAAGAAATTAggaaaaagattattttatgtTTCCTAATTTGGTTTTTActgtgtttttaattccaaaaattatttttggcaaattttaaaattatgtttatctctaaaattggtttttaattgattttaaaaaggattttaggaatgttttaaaattaggaaactcttcataattaaatattagagttttataaatataaatagaaatattttataaaaatgtgtTAACTTTATGAATCCAAAGTATTGCtattaatcataaaaaactTGAACCTCGATTTctttaatccttcaaaaatttatcttttttgaatatttacGTGAAAGAAATTAAGATGTACTAAATAAAAATCCGATGGGATGAAATTCAATTAATTGAATGTGACCTTGAATTAATTAGTTGAAATAATGAGGGGAGATGAAATGAGAATCTTGACTCATTAATGATTCTATTCTTCAGATTGAAGTTTCTTTTCCTTcacttatgttttatttatttattttaatctcgaaaatattttgaattctataaattaaattattttaattttctctatAGCCCGGtgaatattttttcttactctATTATACCTAGATTACttaattcctttcttatttttgaaaaatcataattttaaaagtttttaggTATTCCAGGAAGTGTTGAAAGTACtcaatcatgtttttttttgggGAATTGAGGGAATTATTTGAAATTCCTTGTGACCATGGGgaattttaggtttttagatTCTTTGAGCTTCCTTTTGATCATAGGGAATTTAGGATTTACTTTGAACTTTCTCGTGaccataaattatatattagaaAGTTGGGTCAGTAGAATTTAAAGCTTCATGAAATTATAGGTTTTTTAATGTATtaggttgagagagagagagaatatttTGTTGTTAATATATCATGAACAACTAATAACAAGTTTCAATTCCTAAACTAGAACTCATAGGAGAGACTTCATGCTCCTATTCAGCTTGTCAAATCCTCTCAACTAATAACTATTGTTTGATCAAAGACATCATTCTTTTGAAAGTTAATTTACAAGTCTTCATTCATTGTTTGAAATATGAGAGGAAACTCTTAATATTGGTCCTAATAGATATGAACAAGGCCTAACAatatctatttaataaaaagataaCAAAAGATAATTTCAATTAAAACATAAATGTACATATATTCCTAAGACTAATACACGTccttatcattttattttttatttctataaataagaGGGTTGACAAATTGAATAGGGAGATATTTTCTACATATCGACTAACATGAGTAGTAGGGTCCTTACATCAAGCATGCTCAttgtagttattttttataggtCTCAAACATCTTGTTCCTAGGagctctaaattatttttataagtttttagaCTCATCACAAAGCAGATCTAGAGAGTTTCATAATTTTGGGAACTCTTTTTaattagtaagaaaaattaagaaattgaaTGGTATTTTAGTAGGCTCTATTTTGGGGAAAATCTAAGACTAATTGACATTGAGGCTTAGTTGATGGTCTTAGAGACAATTTGATttagttattaattttcaaGGTATGGACTCAAAGGCTTAAGTTTTACTTGAGTACGACTTCCTTTGCCTAGTTTCTTATTCTTAGAATGTTCATAGATTTTCATTTAGGGTTGTTCGAGTGAGATTAGATTAGCAAACTTTAAGTCTTAAATTCTTT from Vitis vinifera cultivar Pinot Noir 40024 chromosome 9, ASM3070453v1 includes these protein-coding regions:
- the LOC100244079 gene encoding VQ motif-containing protein 11, yielding MASNLASPPFAHDHSSSSNNTTFVQADPSNFRAVVQHLTGASPDSASPKLPVTLPTRLAAPRPTSADMGPRRPPFKLHERRQSVRKLEIKLGNAIAPSSTAPSPSSVRHRGFVGLGGEMMMVSPVSPLELFSPRTPRSPVEEEERAIAEKGFYLHPSPLSTPRTSEPELLPLFPLHSPRDHSSSSS